A window from Pokkaliibacter sp. MBI-7 encodes these proteins:
- a CDS encoding DUF6602 domain-containing protein, which yields MDIRKIFEAISLELSAKFQKTIQIKHNGGKGDNREDAFVDFLQEYLPNKYGIGRGEVISPENEISGELDIVIFDKDHCPLFLKSDSHSLYPRESVFGAISMKSHLDSTELKDAYQNIASLKKIMPTQGFTNSSIPGMNTGLSPVVPVTAIFAYAANRSLDAIAKQVKELDRELDDIKLRPDFVVVLGLGIIGPNGRIRNNFNIYNLPKESNDLALLRETGRHTLLRFYMQLLDELNSITQPNLNLHSYFDMPSRVGKFKVRKHDKLMFQFDGEDERTVKRLTLSAIDRIVEKSKMVTLEQHFINHLGNLPLGAEKIYDLSTCVYEYNPMNKPSIKIQWNEKGHPVGDVNTFQPLWIEIDGKQYAIDAGSVNKDDLEDNPDFTVTELLSQ from the coding sequence ATGGATATACGAAAAATATTTGAAGCGATAAGTTTAGAATTATCGGCAAAATTCCAGAAAACCATTCAAATAAAGCACAATGGCGGAAAGGGAGATAATAGAGAGGATGCTTTTGTAGACTTTCTTCAAGAGTACTTGCCAAATAAATATGGCATAGGTCGGGGGGAGGTTATTTCACCTGAAAATGAAATTAGCGGTGAACTAGATATTGTGATCTTCGATAAAGATCATTGCCCTCTTTTTTTAAAATCTGATTCTCACTCACTATACCCAAGAGAAAGCGTTTTTGGTGCCATTAGCATGAAGTCGCATCTTGATAGTACCGAACTAAAGGATGCGTATCAGAATATTGCTAGCTTGAAAAAAATAATGCCCACACAGGGTTTTACTAACTCATCCATACCGGGAATGAATACAGGATTGAGTCCTGTGGTTCCTGTAACTGCAATATTTGCTTACGCAGCAAATAGAAGTCTTGATGCTATAGCAAAGCAAGTTAAAGAATTAGATAGAGAGCTTGATGACATTAAGCTAAGGCCGGATTTTGTTGTTGTACTCGGGCTCGGTATTATTGGCCCTAATGGTCGGATAAGAAACAACTTCAACATATACAATCTGCCAAAAGAATCTAATGATCTGGCATTATTAAGAGAAACTGGTAGACACACTCTCCTTCGATTTTATATGCAACTGCTTGATGAGTTGAATTCAATAACGCAACCCAATCTTAACCTTCATTCTTATTTTGATATGCCGTCTAGAGTTGGAAAGTTCAAAGTAAGGAAGCATGATAAGCTAATGTTTCAATTTGATGGAGAAGATGAAAGAACGGTTAAGCGGCTGACACTTTCAGCCATTGATAGAATTGTTGAAAAATCAAAAATGGTCACGTTGGAGCAGCACTTTATAAACCACTTGGGTAACCTTCCATTAGGTGCTGAGAAAATATACGACCTATCTACTTGTGTGTATGAATACAACCCAATGAACAAACCATCCATAAAAATCCAATGGAATGAAAAAGGGCATCCGGTTGGTGATGTAAATACCTTTCAACCGCTTTGGATTGAGATAGATGGAAAGCAATATGCTATTGATGCAGGTAGTGTCAATAAGGACGATCTTGAAGATAATCCTGACTTTACAGTTACCGAGCTACTGTCGCAGTGA